The following coding sequences lie in one Vespa velutina chromosome 24, iVesVel2.1, whole genome shotgun sequence genomic window:
- the LOC124956906 gene encoding phospholipid-transporting ATPase ID isoform X2, with protein MIRTDEEEGPKREKKNVKGEPDIVSSAPPTCHEDEEVKECDETDVTEGKRTTTTTTTTTTTTTTTTTATATATTTATKTTAVAAATVTVTATTTTVTVTAAATTAAATVTVTVTTTTTTTTTTTTTTRTTTTTTTTTTTTAAAAAAAAKEAAMCAVDICIQDGNESRKKKRKRRKMRNKPQLQEQQDVSIHAVLNLPSSSEEVVEAVDECSKRDSSSSLGGTSRHNTFRESLLTVLGKLVIWKGSRYRSTTAASSSSSVPPNSPPATECIGRSTSFFSSETERRIRANNREYNSQFNYANNYIKTSKYSVLTFLPLNLFEQFQRLANFYFLCLLVLQMIPAISSLTPITTAIPLIGVLMLTAVKDAYDDFQRHSSDSQVNNRKSQTLRGTSLREEKWSQVQVGDVIRMENDHFVAADVLLLSTSEPNGLCYIETAELDGETNLKCRQCLTETAEMMDNHESIGQFDGEIVCETPNNLLNKFDGTLTWRGRKYALDNDKIILRGCVLRNTQWCYGVVIFAGKDTKLMQNSGKTKFKRTSIDRLLNLLIIGIVFFLLSMCLFCMIGCGIWESLVGRYFQVYLPWDSLVPSEPLGGATVIALLVFFSYAIVLNTVVPISLYVSVEVIRFVQSFLINWDEEMYYAPTNTHAKARTTTLNEELGQIEYIFSDKTGTLTQNIMTFNKCSVAGKCYGDTVDEVTGEVVDLSETDKAAQTPTMRWKSGQEFVRQVYTPLSGPNVRLLEQADRMSSTTPEPGISASPKLQHKHSMMPPLDFSFNKDYEPEFKFYDPALLEAVKQGNEDVHSFFRLLALCHTVMPEEKHGKLEYQAQSPDEAALVSAARNFGFVFKERSPNSITIEVMGKREVYELLCILDFNNVRKRMSVILRKDGHLRLYCKGADNVIYERLKKDSDEIMSKTLDHLNKFAGEGLRTLCLSVRDLDESFFNNWKQRHQEAALSHENRDDKLDAIYEEIEKDMTLLGATAIEDKLQDGVPQTIANLGLAGIKVWVLTGDKQETAINIGYSCQLLTDDLTDVFVVDATTYDGVETQLTRYLETIKTASSHQNRPTLSIVTFRWDKESDTEYNPSRDEQDEHEMEQAMGFAVVINGHSLVHALHPQLDQLFLEVSSQCKSVICCRVTPLQKAMVVELIKKNKNAVTLAIGDGANDVSMIKTAHIGVGISGQEGLQAVLASDYSIGQFRFLERLLLVHGRWSYYRMSKFLRYFFYKNFAFTLCHIWFAFFCGFSAQTVFDPMYISVYNLFYTSLPVLAVGIFDQDVNDKNSLMYPKLYAPGLQNLLFNKKEFCWSALHGFFASCVLFLVPYGTYKDGVSPKGYVLSDHMLLGSVVATILVIVVTVQIALDTSYWTIVNHIMVWGSLIWYFILDYFYNFVIGGSYAGSLTMAMSEATFWFTTVITCIILVIPVLSWRFFFMDVRPTLSDRVRLKQRLAQLRSRQSQDILRTPSTRRTRRSLRSGYAFAHQEGFGRLITSGKIMRKLPNGADFKFAMPFTNNVTKQVNVATTSPKENASRNSHTLDAITL; from the exons ATGATACGGACGGACGAAGAGGAGGGTCCAAAACGGGAGAAGAAGAATGTAAAAGGCGAGCCGGACATCGTCTCCTCGGCACCTCCTACGTGCCACGAAGACGAAGAG GTAAAAGAGTGTGACGAGACCGATGTTacggaaggaaaaagaacaacgacgacgacgacgacgacgacgacgacgacgacgacgacgacgacggcgactgCGACGGCGACAACGACGGCGACGAAAACGACGGCGGTGGCAGCGGCAACGGTGACTGTAAcggcaacgacaacgacggtgACTGTAACGGCAGCAGCAACGACAGCGGCGGCGACGGTAACGGTGACAgtgacaacaacaacaacaacaacaacgacgacgacgacgacgacgaggacgacgacgacgacgacgacgaccacaACCACGACGGCGGCGGCAGCGGCAGCGGCGGCGAAAGAAGCAGCCATGTGCGCTGTGGACATTTGCATTCAAGATGGAAACGAGAGCCGTAAGAAGAAGCGAAAACGGCGAAAAATGCGCAACAAGCCACAACTGCAAGAGCAACAAGACGTATCGATTCACGCAGTATTGAATCTTCCATCGTCGTCCGAAGAAGTTGTTGAGGCAGTCGACGAATGCTCCAAAAGAGATTCGTCGAGCAGTCTTGGTGGTACCAGCAGGCACAATACCTTCAGGGAATCATTGCTTACGGTACTGGGCAAGCTGGTCATATGGAAGGGCAGCAGGTATCGTTCCACAACTGCTGCTTCGTCCTCTTCCAGTGTGCCTCCGAATTCACCACCTGCCACAGAATGTATCGGTCGTAgcacatcttttttttctagcg AAACAGAGAGGCGCATCCGCGCCAATAATCGCGAATACAATTCACAGTTTAATTATGCG AACAACTACATAAAAACGTCCAAGTATTCGGTTCTGACGTTCCTACCATTGAATTTGTTCGAGCAATTTCAGCGGCTCGCCAACTTTTACTTCCTATGCCTGCTGGTGCTTCAAATGATACCCGCCATATCCTCTTTGACTCCCATTACGACAGCTATACCGCTCATAGGGGTACTTATGCTCACTGCCGTTAAGGATGCCTACGACGACTTT CAACGGCATAGCAGCGATTCACAAGTTAATAATAGAAAGTCACAAACATTGCGTGGCACTAGCTTACGCGAAGAGAAATGGTCTCAGGTTCAAGTTGGGGACGTTATAAGAATGGAGAATGATCACTTTGTCGCGGCGGacgttcttcttttatcaACGAGCGAACCTAATGGTCTTTGTTACATCGAAACGGCAGAATTGGATGG GGAGACTAATTTAAAATGCCGGCAATGCTTGACTGAGACTGCCGAAATGATGGACAACCACGAATCAATTGGTCAATTCGACGGTGAAATCGTTTGCGAAACGCCTAACAATTTGTTGAATAAGTTTGATGGCACGTTAACGTGGAGAGGACGGAA ATACGCGTTGGATAACGACAAAATCATATTACGAGGTTGTGTACTAAGAAATACACAATGGTGCTACGGCGTGGTCATCTTTGCGGGCAAGGATACCAAATTAATGCAAAACTCAGGGAAGACCAAATTTAAGAGGACCTCTATAGATAGGCTGCTGAATCTTCTGATTATTGGAATAGtgtttttcttgctttctatGTGTTTGTTTTGCATGATCGGTTGTGGTATTTGGGAGAGCCTCGTGGGTCGATATTTTCAAGTGTATTTACCTTGGGACTCGTTAGTGCCTAGCGAACCTTTAGGAGGTGCCACAGTGATCGCTCTCCTCGTATTCTTTTCATATGCTATTGTATTGAACACAGTGGTGCCAATCAGTTTATATGTGAGTGTCGAAGTGATCAGATTCGTGCAGTCGTTTCTGATCAATTGGGACGAAGAAATGTACTACGCGCCTACGAATACACATGCCAAGGCTAGGACTACTACGTTAAACGAAGAATTGGGTCAGATAGAATACATCTTTTCTGACAAAACTGGAACATTAACGCAAAATATAATGACTTTTAATAAGTGTTCTGTAGCTGGTAAATGTTACGGTGACACTGTAGACGAAGTTACTGGAGAAGTCGTCGATTTAAGCGAG ACGGACAAAGCTGCACAAACTCCAACAATGCGATGGAAGAGCGGACAGGAATTTGTTCGTCAAGTTTATACTCCGCTTAGCGGTCCAAACGTCCGTCTTCTGGAGCAAGCTGACAGAATGTCCAGTACAACACCAGAACCAGGAATCAGTGCCAGCCCAAAGCTTCAACACAAACATTCA ATGATGCCACCCCtggatttttcatttaacaagGATTACGAGCCTGAATTTAAATTCTACGATCCTGCGCTTTTGGAAGCTGTCAAGCAAGGGAATGAAGATGTTCACAGTTTCTTTCGCTTATTAGCATTATGCCACACCGTTATGCCAGAAGAGAAACACGGAAAGCTCGAGTATCAAGCACAGTCGCCGGACGAGGCAGCGCTCGTTTCAGCAGCTAGAAATTTTGGTTTTGTCTTTAAAGAAAGATCTCCTAATAGCATAACGATCGAAGTAATGGGAAAGCGTGAAGTATATGAGCTACTGTGTATTCTAGACTTTAATAATGTCAGAAAAAGAATGTCTGTAATATTGAGAAAGGATGGACATCTTAGGTTGTATTGTAAAGGGGCAGACAATGTCATTTACGAACGTTTGAAGAAAGATAGCGATGAAATTATGTCAAAGACTTTGGATCATCTCAATAAATTTGCAGGCGAAGGTTTGAGAACATTGTGCCTTTCAGTGAGAGATTTAGATGAAAGCTTCTTTAATAATTGGAAACAACGTCATCAAGAAGCGGCACTCAGCCATGAGAATAGAGATGACAAATTGGACGCCATATacgaagagatagaaaaagatatgacGTTATTAGGTGCTACTGCCATTGAGGATAAATTACAAGATGGTGTACCCCAAACCATCGCGAATTTAGGACTCGCTGGCATAAAAGTGTGGGTATTAACAGGTGATAAACAAG AAACGGCCATCAACATCGGTTATTCGTGTCAACTGTTAACAGACGATCTTACCGATGTCTTTGTAGTAGATGCTACTACTTATGATGGGGTTGAAACTCAATTGACACGATATTTGGAAACCATCAAGACAGCCTCCAGCCATCAGAATCGGCCAACTCTCTCCATTGTCACATTCAGGTGGGACAAGGAAAG TGATACGGAATATAATCCGAGTAGAGACGAGCAGGATGAGCATGAAATGGAGCAAGCTATGGGTTTTGCAGTGGTTATCAATGGACATTCCTTAGTGCACGCATTGCATCCGCAACTTGATCAACTTTTTCTGGAAGTATCAAGCCAAT GTAAATCTGTGATATGTTGTCGTGTAACACCTTTACAAAAAGCGATGGTCGTtgaattgataaagaaaaataaaaatgcggTTACTCTGGCGATCGGAGATGGAGCTAATGACGTTTCGATGATAAAGACGGCTCATATTGGCGTTGGTATCAGTGGACAAGAAGGACTGCAAGCTGTACTAGCCTCTGATTATTCTATAGGGCAATTTAGGTTCTTAGAAAGATTATTACTCGTACACGGCAGGTGGTCGTATTATAGAATGAGCAAGTTCCTTAGAtacttcttttataaaaattttgcatTCACTCTCTGCCATATCTGGTTCGCCTTCTTCTGTGGATTCAGTGCACAG ACAGTGTTTGATCCAATGTACATTTCTGTctataatctattttatacGTCGCTACCAGTTTTGGCAGTTGGCATATTTGATCAAGatgttaatgataaaaatagcCTAATGTATCCAAAGTTATATGCACCTGGACTTCAAAATCttctctttaataaaaaagaattttgttgGAGTGCTCTACATGGTTTTTTTGCTAGTTGCGTATTATTTTTAGTACCCTATG gAACATACAAGGATGGAGTATCACCGAAGGGCTATGTACTTTCAGACCATATGCTGCTGGGCAGTGTTGTAGCTACAATATTAGTTATAGTTGTAACAGTTCAAATCGCTCTTGACACATCATATTGGACAATTGTTAATCATATTATGGTGTGGGGCTCGTTGATatggtattttattttagattacTTTTATAACTTCGTCATAGGAGGTAGTTACGCCGGCAGTCTTACAATG GCTATGTCAGAAGCAACATTTTGGTTCACAACAGTTATAACATGTATAATACTAGTGATACCAGTTCTTTCATGGAGGTTCTTCTTTATGGATGTGCGGCCAACACTCTCAGATAGAGTAAGATTGAAACAAAGATTAGCGCAATTGCGTTCTCGTCAGAGTCAGGACATTTTGCGTACTCCATCTACGAGACGCACGCGACGATCTCTGCGCTCAGGCTACGCATTTGCTCATCAAGAAGGTTTTGGACGACTTATTACATCTGGAAAAATCATGCGCAAATTACCCAATGGTGCAGATTTTAAGTTCGCTATGCCATTTACCAATAATGTTACTAAACAAGTTAATGTTGCTACTACGTCGCCAAAGGAGAATGCATCTCGGAATTCGCACACATTGGATGCTATCACTCTGTGA
- the LOC124956906 gene encoding phospholipid-transporting ATPase ID isoform X7, giving the protein MSRSASTRPMQETERRIRANNREYNSQFNYANNYIKTSKYSVLTFLPLNLFEQFQRLANFYFLCLLVLQMIPAISSLTPITTAIPLIGVLMLTAVKDAYDDFQRHSSDSQVNNRKSQTLRGTSLREEKWSQVQVGDVIRMENDHFVAADVLLLSTSEPNGLCYIETAELDGETNLKCRQCLTETAEMMDNHESIGQFDGEIVCETPNNLLNKFDGTLTWRGRKYALDNDKIILRGCVLRNTQWCYGVVIFAGKDTKLMQNSGKTKFKRTSIDRLLNLLIIGIVFFLLSMCLFCMIGCGIWESLVGRYFQVYLPWDSLVPSEPLGGATVIALLVFFSYAIVLNTVVPISLYVSVEVIRFVQSFLINWDEEMYYAPTNTHAKARTTTLNEELGQIEYIFSDKTGTLTQNIMTFNKCSVAGKCYGDTVDEVTGEVVDLSETDKAAQTPTMRWKSGQEFVRQVYTPLSGPNVRLLEQADRMSSTTPEPGISASPKLQHKHSMMPPLDFSFNKDYEPEFKFYDPALLEAVKQGNEDVHSFFRLLALCHTVMPEEKHGKLEYQAQSPDEAALVSAARNFGFVFKERSPNSITIEVMGKREVYELLCILDFNNVRKRMSVILRKDGHLRLYCKGADNVIYERLKKDSDEIMSKTLDHLNKFAGEGLRTLCLSVRDLDESFFNNWKQRHQEAALSHENRDDKLDAIYEEIEKDMTLLGATAIEDKLQDGVPQTIANLGLAGIKVWVLTGDKQETAINIGYSCQLLTDDLTDVFVVDATTYDGVETQLTRYLETIKTASSHQNRPTLSIVTFRWDKESSDTEYNPSRDEQDEHEMEQAMGFAVVINGHSLVHALHPQLDQLFLEVSSQCKSVICCRVTPLQKAMVVELIKKNKNAVTLAIGDGANDVSMIKTAHIGVGISGQEGLQAVLASDYSIGQFRFLERLLLVHGRWSYYRMSKFLRYFFYKNFAFTLCHIWFAFFCGFSAQTVFDPMYISVYNLFYTSLPVLAVGIFDQDVNDKNSLMYPKLYAPGLQNLLFNKKEFCWSALHGFFASCVLFLVPYGTYKDGVSPKGYVLSDHMLLGSVVATILVIVVTVQIALDTSYWTIVNHIMVWGSLIWYFILDYFYNFVIGGSYAGSLTMAMSEATFWFTTVITCIILVIPVLSWRFFFMDVRPTLSDRVRLKQRLAQLRSRQSQDILRTPSTRRTRRSLRSGYAFAHQEGFGRLITSGKIMRKLPNGADFKFAMPFTNNVTKQVNVATTSPKENASRNSHTLDAITL; this is encoded by the exons AAACAGAGAGGCGCATCCGCGCCAATAATCGCGAATACAATTCACAGTTTAATTATGCG AACAACTACATAAAAACGTCCAAGTATTCGGTTCTGACGTTCCTACCATTGAATTTGTTCGAGCAATTTCAGCGGCTCGCCAACTTTTACTTCCTATGCCTGCTGGTGCTTCAAATGATACCCGCCATATCCTCTTTGACTCCCATTACGACAGCTATACCGCTCATAGGGGTACTTATGCTCACTGCCGTTAAGGATGCCTACGACGACTTT CAACGGCATAGCAGCGATTCACAAGTTAATAATAGAAAGTCACAAACATTGCGTGGCACTAGCTTACGCGAAGAGAAATGGTCTCAGGTTCAAGTTGGGGACGTTATAAGAATGGAGAATGATCACTTTGTCGCGGCGGacgttcttcttttatcaACGAGCGAACCTAATGGTCTTTGTTACATCGAAACGGCAGAATTGGATGG GGAGACTAATTTAAAATGCCGGCAATGCTTGACTGAGACTGCCGAAATGATGGACAACCACGAATCAATTGGTCAATTCGACGGTGAAATCGTTTGCGAAACGCCTAACAATTTGTTGAATAAGTTTGATGGCACGTTAACGTGGAGAGGACGGAA ATACGCGTTGGATAACGACAAAATCATATTACGAGGTTGTGTACTAAGAAATACACAATGGTGCTACGGCGTGGTCATCTTTGCGGGCAAGGATACCAAATTAATGCAAAACTCAGGGAAGACCAAATTTAAGAGGACCTCTATAGATAGGCTGCTGAATCTTCTGATTATTGGAATAGtgtttttcttgctttctatGTGTTTGTTTTGCATGATCGGTTGTGGTATTTGGGAGAGCCTCGTGGGTCGATATTTTCAAGTGTATTTACCTTGGGACTCGTTAGTGCCTAGCGAACCTTTAGGAGGTGCCACAGTGATCGCTCTCCTCGTATTCTTTTCATATGCTATTGTATTGAACACAGTGGTGCCAATCAGTTTATATGTGAGTGTCGAAGTGATCAGATTCGTGCAGTCGTTTCTGATCAATTGGGACGAAGAAATGTACTACGCGCCTACGAATACACATGCCAAGGCTAGGACTACTACGTTAAACGAAGAATTGGGTCAGATAGAATACATCTTTTCTGACAAAACTGGAACATTAACGCAAAATATAATGACTTTTAATAAGTGTTCTGTAGCTGGTAAATGTTACGGTGACACTGTAGACGAAGTTACTGGAGAAGTCGTCGATTTAAGCGAG ACGGACAAAGCTGCACAAACTCCAACAATGCGATGGAAGAGCGGACAGGAATTTGTTCGTCAAGTTTATACTCCGCTTAGCGGTCCAAACGTCCGTCTTCTGGAGCAAGCTGACAGAATGTCCAGTACAACACCAGAACCAGGAATCAGTGCCAGCCCAAAGCTTCAACACAAACATTCA ATGATGCCACCCCtggatttttcatttaacaagGATTACGAGCCTGAATTTAAATTCTACGATCCTGCGCTTTTGGAAGCTGTCAAGCAAGGGAATGAAGATGTTCACAGTTTCTTTCGCTTATTAGCATTATGCCACACCGTTATGCCAGAAGAGAAACACGGAAAGCTCGAGTATCAAGCACAGTCGCCGGACGAGGCAGCGCTCGTTTCAGCAGCTAGAAATTTTGGTTTTGTCTTTAAAGAAAGATCTCCTAATAGCATAACGATCGAAGTAATGGGAAAGCGTGAAGTATATGAGCTACTGTGTATTCTAGACTTTAATAATGTCAGAAAAAGAATGTCTGTAATATTGAGAAAGGATGGACATCTTAGGTTGTATTGTAAAGGGGCAGACAATGTCATTTACGAACGTTTGAAGAAAGATAGCGATGAAATTATGTCAAAGACTTTGGATCATCTCAATAAATTTGCAGGCGAAGGTTTGAGAACATTGTGCCTTTCAGTGAGAGATTTAGATGAAAGCTTCTTTAATAATTGGAAACAACGTCATCAAGAAGCGGCACTCAGCCATGAGAATAGAGATGACAAATTGGACGCCATATacgaagagatagaaaaagatatgacGTTATTAGGTGCTACTGCCATTGAGGATAAATTACAAGATGGTGTACCCCAAACCATCGCGAATTTAGGACTCGCTGGCATAAAAGTGTGGGTATTAACAGGTGATAAACAAG AAACGGCCATCAACATCGGTTATTCGTGTCAACTGTTAACAGACGATCTTACCGATGTCTTTGTAGTAGATGCTACTACTTATGATGGGGTTGAAACTCAATTGACACGATATTTGGAAACCATCAAGACAGCCTCCAGCCATCAGAATCGGCCAACTCTCTCCATTGTCACATTCAGGTGGGACAAGGAAAG CAGTGATACGGAATATAATCCGAGTAGAGACGAGCAGGATGAGCATGAAATGGAGCAAGCTATGGGTTTTGCAGTGGTTATCAATGGACATTCCTTAGTGCACGCATTGCATCCGCAACTTGATCAACTTTTTCTGGAAGTATCAAGCCAAT GTAAATCTGTGATATGTTGTCGTGTAACACCTTTACAAAAAGCGATGGTCGTtgaattgataaagaaaaataaaaatgcggTTACTCTGGCGATCGGAGATGGAGCTAATGACGTTTCGATGATAAAGACGGCTCATATTGGCGTTGGTATCAGTGGACAAGAAGGACTGCAAGCTGTACTAGCCTCTGATTATTCTATAGGGCAATTTAGGTTCTTAGAAAGATTATTACTCGTACACGGCAGGTGGTCGTATTATAGAATGAGCAAGTTCCTTAGAtacttcttttataaaaattttgcatTCACTCTCTGCCATATCTGGTTCGCCTTCTTCTGTGGATTCAGTGCACAG ACAGTGTTTGATCCAATGTACATTTCTGTctataatctattttatacGTCGCTACCAGTTTTGGCAGTTGGCATATTTGATCAAGatgttaatgataaaaatagcCTAATGTATCCAAAGTTATATGCACCTGGACTTCAAAATCttctctttaataaaaaagaattttgttgGAGTGCTCTACATGGTTTTTTTGCTAGTTGCGTATTATTTTTAGTACCCTATG gAACATACAAGGATGGAGTATCACCGAAGGGCTATGTACTTTCAGACCATATGCTGCTGGGCAGTGTTGTAGCTACAATATTAGTTATAGTTGTAACAGTTCAAATCGCTCTTGACACATCATATTGGACAATTGTTAATCATATTATGGTGTGGGGCTCGTTGATatggtattttattttagattacTTTTATAACTTCGTCATAGGAGGTAGTTACGCCGGCAGTCTTACAATG GCTATGTCAGAAGCAACATTTTGGTTCACAACAGTTATAACATGTATAATACTAGTGATACCAGTTCTTTCATGGAGGTTCTTCTTTATGGATGTGCGGCCAACACTCTCAGATAGAGTAAGATTGAAACAAAGATTAGCGCAATTGCGTTCTCGTCAGAGTCAGGACATTTTGCGTACTCCATCTACGAGACGCACGCGACGATCTCTGCGCTCAGGCTACGCATTTGCTCATCAAGAAGGTTTTGGACGACTTATTACATCTGGAAAAATCATGCGCAAATTACCCAATGGTGCAGATTTTAAGTTCGCTATGCCATTTACCAATAATGTTACTAAACAAGTTAATGTTGCTACTACGTCGCCAAAGGAGAATGCATCTCGGAATTCGCACACATTGGATGCTATCACTCTGTGA